The following coding sequences lie in one Planctomicrobium piriforme genomic window:
- the rph gene encoding ribonuclease PH → MTRHDGRSAEQLREIRIERPYFGAAPGRLLIQAGRTTILCTASVSNDLPPWKKKQENPAGWVTAEYSMLPGCTAPRKDRRTDGRATEIQRLIGRSLRAVIDMTALGPRQVTVDCDVLEADGGTRTLSITGGFIALVDAISSINEPGYDFRKVFRSSVAAVSVGVVNGQAVLDLDYVEDSQAEVDMNVVMTGPGAFVEVQGTAEGVPFQRDVLNRQLDLAAAGIAQLTALQRNTLGDKWPLDTFSGN, encoded by the coding sequence ATGACGAGACACGACGGCCGTTCTGCGGAGCAATTGCGTGAGATTCGGATCGAACGCCCTTATTTCGGAGCGGCGCCTGGCCGGCTGCTGATTCAAGCCGGGCGGACGACGATTCTGTGTACCGCCAGCGTCTCGAATGATCTTCCTCCCTGGAAGAAGAAGCAGGAAAACCCCGCCGGCTGGGTCACGGCTGAATACAGCATGCTCCCTGGCTGCACTGCACCTAGAAAGGACCGTCGCACGGATGGCCGCGCCACTGAGATCCAGCGGTTGATCGGTCGCAGCCTGCGGGCTGTGATCGACATGACCGCGCTGGGCCCGCGTCAGGTGACGGTCGACTGCGATGTCCTCGAAGCCGATGGCGGCACTCGAACGCTCAGCATCACCGGCGGCTTCATCGCACTGGTCGACGCGATTTCGTCGATCAACGAGCCTGGCTACGACTTTCGCAAAGTCTTTCGCAGCAGCGTCGCGGCCGTGAGCGTTGGCGTGGTGAATGGGCAGGCGGTGCTCGATCTGGACTATGTGGAAGACAGTCAGGCCGAGGTCGACATGAATGTGGTGATGACCGGACCTGGCGCGTTCGTGGAAGTGCAGGGAACCGCGGAAGGGGTTCCGTTCCAGCGTGACGTTCTGAATCGTCAGCTCGATCTGGCCGCTGCGGGAATCGCCCAACTCACGGCGCTGCAGCGAAATACGCTCGGCGACAAATGGCCTCTGGACACATTTTCGGGGAATTGA
- a CDS encoding diacylglycerol kinase family protein — protein sequence MPRPSRFTLLSSFAVALRGLREAVFEQRNVRIQIAAAAVVNLLAAWLKVSATEWLVLWLCIALVLTAELLNTAIETVVDLASPEQHELARKSKDIAAGAVLLVSMISAGIGLTVFIPPLLKLLRSGGAV from the coding sequence ATGCCTCGTCCTTCCCGTTTTACTCTACTGAGCAGCTTTGCCGTCGCCTTGCGGGGGTTGAGGGAGGCGGTGTTTGAGCAGCGGAATGTGCGGATTCAGATCGCTGCTGCCGCTGTGGTGAATCTGCTGGCGGCGTGGCTCAAGGTTTCAGCGACGGAGTGGCTGGTGCTCTGGCTGTGCATCGCACTCGTGCTGACTGCGGAGCTTCTGAATACGGCGATTGAAACAGTTGTCGATCTGGCTTCGCCGGAGCAGCACGAGCTTGCCCGAAAGTCGAAAGACATTGCCGCCGGTGCGGTCTTGCTCGTGAGCATGATCTCAGCCGGCATCGGCTTGACGGTCTTCATCCCGCCGCTTTTGAAACTGCTGCGAAGCGGCGGAGCCGTTTAG
- a CDS encoding menaquinone biosynthetic enzyme MqnA/MqnD family protein, with product MIDRQRTPHMDRHGQRIRIGAVTYLNSKPLIEGLSALCPFADLVLDYPSRLADDLARGRLDVALIPSVEAFSDPDYEVVSDACVSTRGEVFSVKLYCRVHPGEIKTLALDEGSRTSAALTKVMLEERFGVTPKLQSLPLGQSTASCTADAVLLIGDRAMLPPQEDFHTVWDLGDEWVRWTGLPFVFAMWVARKDCALQSVPTQLSAARDAGLLHVEEISKRGSEQLHLPYDMVYRYLTRNLHFKLGPAERAGLRLFQELAASHGLAGATPLSFRGEAEEPVRPLLVTADATSLA from the coding sequence ATGATCGACCGACAACGCACTCCACACATGGACAGGCACGGACAGCGGATCCGCATCGGGGCGGTCACCTACCTGAACAGCAAACCGCTGATCGAAGGTCTTTCGGCCCTGTGCCCGTTCGCGGATCTGGTGCTCGACTACCCCAGCCGCCTGGCCGACGACCTCGCTCGCGGCCGTCTGGATGTCGCATTGATTCCCTCGGTGGAAGCCTTTTCCGACCCCGACTACGAAGTTGTCTCTGACGCCTGCGTCTCCACTCGGGGGGAAGTCTTCAGCGTCAAACTGTATTGCCGGGTGCATCCTGGCGAAATCAAAACACTCGCGCTCGATGAAGGTTCTCGCACCAGCGCCGCGCTCACCAAAGTGATGCTGGAAGAACGGTTTGGAGTGACCCCCAAACTGCAGAGCCTTCCTTTGGGACAATCAACCGCCAGTTGCACCGCCGACGCCGTTCTGCTGATTGGCGATCGGGCGATGCTCCCCCCGCAGGAAGACTTTCATACCGTCTGGGATCTCGGCGACGAATGGGTCCGCTGGACCGGTTTGCCGTTCGTGTTCGCCATGTGGGTCGCTCGCAAAGATTGTGCATTGCAGTCGGTACCGACCCAACTGTCCGCTGCCCGCGATGCCGGACTGCTGCATGTGGAAGAGATTTCCAAACGCGGTTCCGAGCAACTCCATCTGCCGTACGACATGGTCTATCGGTATCTGACCAGAAACCTGCACTTCAAACTGGGCCCAGCCGAACGGGCGGGGCTGCGGCTGTTCCAAGAACTCGCCGCCAGTCATGGCCTGGCCGGCGCGACGCCGCTCTCATTTCGCGGCGAAGCGGAAGAACCAGTTCGTCCGTTGCTTGTGACGGCCGATGCAACGTCGCTCGCATAA
- a CDS encoding homoserine dehydrogenase has product MAAPLRIGMVGLGTVGTGVARILLEHAQRTADRAGRRIELVRVAVRNVAKARAEITKAIEITTDPMKVATATDVDVVVELIGGLNPAREIVTAALESGKDVVTANKALLCNYGDDLFALARRKERSISFEAAVAGGVPIIAAIGQAMTGNQITSLAAIVNGTSNFILTRMFHENSSYEDAVKEAQRLGYAEADPSMDVKGTDAAQKLGLLTQLAFGRRVLPEQFPVQGIDELSLMDLKFADELGYAIKLLATAKLVGGHLELHTQPTLIRHSRPLAQVNGPYNMIELTGDAVGKAWFSAMGAGQMATASAVVADLVDVAVGRARINFERLHLWAEQETFPLQRIEKIQRRYYMRFLVEDRPHVIADIADILGRNGISLSSVIQKEANEPEEANVPTTPVVPLVFMTHMTTEGAVRAARTELDKLSAVRMPWLCLPVSG; this is encoded by the coding sequence ATGGCAGCTCCGCTTCGCATCGGAATGGTCGGACTCGGAACCGTGGGGACTGGCGTCGCCCGCATTCTGCTGGAACATGCACAGCGAACGGCCGACCGTGCAGGCCGGCGGATCGAACTGGTTCGGGTGGCCGTCCGGAATGTCGCCAAGGCCCGGGCCGAGATCACTAAGGCAATCGAAATCACCACCGATCCGATGAAAGTTGCGACCGCAACAGATGTGGACGTGGTCGTCGAACTGATCGGCGGACTGAACCCGGCCCGCGAGATCGTTACCGCGGCACTGGAGTCGGGGAAGGACGTCGTCACCGCCAACAAGGCGCTGCTGTGTAATTACGGCGATGACCTGTTCGCGCTGGCCCGTCGGAAGGAACGGTCGATTTCCTTCGAAGCGGCCGTGGCCGGCGGCGTTCCGATCATTGCGGCCATCGGTCAGGCGATGACCGGGAACCAGATCACGTCGCTCGCCGCCATCGTGAATGGCACGAGCAACTTCATCCTTACAAGAATGTTCCACGAGAACTCTTCGTACGAAGACGCGGTGAAGGAAGCCCAGCGGTTGGGGTATGCGGAAGCGGACCCTTCGATGGACGTGAAGGGGACCGACGCCGCGCAGAAGCTGGGTCTGCTGACTCAGCTCGCCTTTGGCCGTCGCGTGCTGCCAGAGCAGTTCCCGGTGCAGGGGATCGACGAACTGAGCCTGATGGATTTGAAGTTCGCCGATGAGCTGGGTTATGCCATCAAACTGCTGGCCACCGCCAAGCTTGTTGGAGGCCACCTCGAACTCCACACGCAGCCGACCTTGATCCGCCACAGCCGTCCGCTGGCGCAGGTGAACGGGCCTTACAACATGATCGAACTGACCGGCGACGCCGTCGGTAAAGCCTGGTTCTCGGCAATGGGGGCAGGCCAAATGGCGACGGCCTCGGCAGTCGTCGCGGATCTGGTGGATGTCGCCGTCGGTCGTGCCAGAATCAATTTCGAGCGTCTCCATCTCTGGGCCGAGCAGGAAACCTTCCCGCTGCAGCGGATTGAAAAGATTCAGCGGCGTTACTACATGCGGTTTCTGGTGGAAGACCGCCCGCACGTCATCGCGGATATCGCCGACATTCTCGGCCGCAACGGCATCAGCCTGTCGTCTGTGATCCAGAAGGAAGCCAACGAGCCGGAAGAAGCGAACGTCCCCACGACGCCCGTCGTGCCGCTGGTGTTCATGACGCACATGACCACCGAAGGGGCCGTCCGCGCCGCCAGAACGGAACTCGATAAGCTCTCGGCGGTGCGGATGCCGTGGCTCTGTTTGCCGGTGAGCGGGTGA
- a CDS encoding leucine-rich repeat domain-containing protein, translating into MHVAVALSSRLFSPSFKGLDASLQLFGHARDIAWIFDYRDELRTLPGISLSLKTYSHAEKLLSTLEGSNNIHSVQLQKTQITDEMVRSLATQKNLNLLILTDCEQFEGNLRLLEPLKQLNRLVLHRTPINQGDLAALQNFPALTELGIESKVITPQNVEALSACARLQKLYILDSNDQTVATMALKSWPGMALHLSCQHVTPQCIPDLARMSLAKEIRLDYSPIFPADLERAEIPLENVVLRNSFKLPN; encoded by the coding sequence TTGCATGTCGCTGTGGCGCTGAGCAGTCGCCTCTTTTCCCCATCATTCAAGGGGCTGGACGCTTCGCTGCAACTCTTCGGACATGCTCGCGACATTGCATGGATTTTCGACTATCGCGATGAACTTCGGACCCTTCCCGGAATTTCACTCTCCCTCAAAACCTATTCTCACGCTGAAAAGCTTCTCAGCACGCTTGAGGGCAGCAACAACATCCATTCAGTACAACTGCAGAAAACCCAGATCACAGACGAAATGGTTCGCTCGCTGGCAACCCAGAAAAACCTCAATCTCTTGATTTTGACCGACTGCGAGCAATTTGAAGGGAATTTGAGGCTGTTGGAGCCCTTGAAGCAACTCAACCGATTGGTGCTGCATCGCACGCCGATCAACCAGGGAGACCTGGCCGCGCTTCAGAATTTTCCAGCCCTGACAGAATTGGGAATCGAGAGCAAAGTAATCACTCCGCAAAACGTTGAAGCACTCTCCGCGTGCGCTCGCTTACAAAAGCTCTACATACTGGATTCAAACGATCAAACCGTGGCGACGATGGCCTTGAAGTCGTGGCCCGGCATGGCTCTTCATCTCAGCTGCCAGCATGTGACCCCACAATGCATTCCCGATCTGGCGCGGATGAGCCTCGCGAAAGAAATTCGTCTTGATTATTCGCCAATCTTCCCAGCAGACCTCGAACGCGCAGAGATCCCTCTTGAGAATGTTGTGCTCAGGAACTCATTCAAGTTGCCCAATTAA
- a CDS encoding ferrochelatase: MPDASYDAILFVSFGGPEGRDDVLPFLENVLRGRNVPRERMLAVAEHYYHFDGVSPINQQNRELIAAVTTRLRERGVMLPVYWGNRNWHPLLSDCMTQMTADGIQHAIAFVTASVSSYSSCRQYRQNVADARQTAGAAAPTVDKIRVFYNHPDFIAANSDRVRDAIARLPKSAQDGCQVFFTAHSIPYSMANACPYEQQLRESCRLVAEDLGLTADQWQLVYQSRSGRPEDPWLEPDVLDALRALPENSPSGVVLVPIGFLSDHMEVMYDLDIEAADLCAERHIPMQRAGTVGTHPRFVEMVCKLIEERVVPGMPREAIGTFGPNWDVCPENCCPAPMMRRPGPPSP, translated from the coding sequence GTGCCAGATGCCAGCTACGATGCCATTTTGTTTGTGTCCTTCGGCGGTCCCGAAGGCCGGGACGACGTATTGCCCTTCCTCGAAAATGTGTTGAGAGGACGGAATGTGCCGCGAGAACGGATGCTGGCGGTTGCCGAGCACTACTACCACTTCGACGGCGTGAGTCCGATCAATCAACAGAATCGCGAACTGATCGCCGCCGTCACAACGCGCTTGCGGGAACGGGGCGTGATGTTGCCTGTTTATTGGGGGAACCGCAACTGGCATCCCCTGCTCTCCGATTGCATGACTCAAATGACGGCCGACGGCATTCAACACGCCATCGCCTTTGTCACCGCCTCCGTCAGTTCGTACTCAAGCTGCAGGCAGTATCGACAGAACGTGGCCGACGCCCGTCAGACGGCCGGCGCGGCTGCTCCGACGGTCGACAAGATTCGCGTCTTCTACAATCACCCTGACTTCATCGCCGCCAACAGCGATCGGGTGCGGGACGCCATCGCCCGACTGCCGAAGTCCGCTCAAGACGGATGTCAGGTGTTCTTCACCGCGCACAGCATTCCGTACTCGATGGCGAACGCCTGTCCCTACGAACAGCAATTACGGGAAAGCTGCCGGCTGGTGGCGGAAGACCTGGGACTGACAGCCGACCAATGGCAACTCGTCTATCAGAGCCGCAGCGGTCGGCCTGAAGATCCCTGGCTCGAACCGGATGTTCTCGACGCACTGCGAGCGCTACCTGAGAATTCGCCATCAGGCGTGGTCCTCGTGCCAATCGGATTTCTCTCCGACCACATGGAAGTCATGTACGATCTGGATATCGAAGCGGCTGACCTGTGTGCAGAACGTCATATTCCCATGCAGCGAGCCGGCACTGTCGGCACTCATCCCCGGTTTGTGGAGATGGTCTGCAAGTTAATCGAAGAACGCGTCGTGCCAGGTATGCCCCGCGAAGCGATCGGCACATTCGGACCGAATTGGGATGTCTGTCCAGAAAACTGCTGCCCCGCTCCGATGATGCGCCGGCCAGGGCCTCCATCACCATGA
- a CDS encoding alpha/beta fold hydrolase, translating to MEKTIKVLTEERLRQGYVIVLPGIEGASWINRRIVRGLLAADVPYAMEIHDWTYNWPLMLYNLRSRRLHTAQATELREKILDYQSRYPNRPVYLIGHSGGGGMTLETLAGLPQGTSIAGAVLLGAAMSPGYDFRVALQHVDRKIWNFSSWGDFLFLGLFTTVAGTIDGRMSPCAGMLGFNCQQLTNEERGKYEEMPYRLEYCRDLHLAGHFGFTAPRFIRNWVAPLLMACPTAAEALTDEATERLSRRIVNVSVI from the coding sequence ATGGAAAAGACGATCAAAGTTCTGACCGAAGAACGACTCCGCCAGGGGTATGTGATCGTGTTGCCCGGCATTGAAGGGGCGAGCTGGATCAATCGCCGCATCGTGAGGGGACTGCTGGCTGCGGATGTCCCCTATGCGATGGAAATTCACGACTGGACCTACAACTGGCCGCTGATGCTCTACAACCTGCGTTCGCGTCGACTGCACACCGCGCAGGCGACCGAACTGCGTGAGAAGATTCTCGACTATCAGTCGCGCTATCCCAACCGACCGGTCTATCTGATCGGTCATTCCGGAGGGGGCGGGATGACTCTGGAGACCCTGGCCGGTCTCCCTCAAGGGACTTCCATCGCCGGCGCCGTGCTGCTGGGAGCGGCAATGTCGCCTGGTTATGACTTCCGCGTCGCACTGCAGCATGTCGACCGCAAGATCTGGAACTTCTCCTCCTGGGGCGACTTCCTGTTCCTGGGACTATTCACCACCGTTGCCGGAACCATCGACGGCCGCATGTCCCCTTGCGCCGGGATGCTCGGGTTCAATTGCCAGCAGTTGACCAATGAAGAACGGGGCAAGTACGAAGAGATGCCGTATCGCCTCGAATACTGCCGCGACCTGCACCTGGCCGGCCACTTTGGCTTCACCGCTCCCCGATTCATTCGCAACTGGGTTGCCCCGTTGCTGATGGCCTGTCCTACCGCAGCTGAAGCCCTGACCGACGAGGCAACCGAACGACTGTCACGACGCATTGTGAATGTGTCCGTGATCTAG
- the hemW gene encoding radical SAM family heme chaperone HemW, protein MSIASEVLKPQATQVRAAYVHVPFCVHRCGYCDFTVIAGRDDLIGAYLDCLGKELQTKLARPQLVDTLFLGGGTPSYLPPADLQTLLNLLHRWLPRKTGSEFSIECNPDGLTTERIELLAAAGINRVSLGVQSFQTAHLQTLERSHTPDQVQGVVHELRRAGCTNISLDLIFGVPGQTLSEWEETLAAAVALEPRHISTYGLTYEKGTSFWSRLQKDQIRPVPEELERDMYALAMTRLPECGYLQYELSNFAQPGFECRHNQVYWRAEPYFGFGPGAAEFLNGERRVNHRSVTGWIHRIEQGQSPTQEVEQLDDDLLSREAVMVGLRQTVGIPLAGYRTRYGHEVRDLAPQAYDRFLADGLLEEAEGRVQLTFSGRFLADSVMAEFF, encoded by the coding sequence ATGTCCATCGCTTCAGAAGTTCTCAAGCCCCAGGCGACTCAGGTCAGAGCGGCGTATGTTCACGTTCCGTTCTGCGTCCATCGCTGCGGTTATTGCGACTTCACAGTCATCGCCGGACGAGACGATCTGATCGGGGCCTATCTCGATTGTCTGGGGAAGGAGCTTCAAACCAAACTGGCCAGGCCGCAGCTCGTTGACACGCTGTTTCTGGGGGGCGGCACTCCCAGCTATCTCCCACCTGCTGATCTGCAGACGCTGCTGAATCTGTTACATCGCTGGCTGCCGCGCAAGACTGGCAGTGAGTTCTCGATTGAATGCAATCCCGATGGACTCACCACGGAGCGGATCGAACTGCTCGCGGCGGCAGGCATCAATCGGGTGAGCCTGGGCGTGCAGTCGTTTCAGACCGCACATCTGCAAACGCTCGAACGCTCGCATACGCCTGATCAAGTGCAAGGCGTGGTTCACGAACTGCGTCGCGCCGGCTGCACGAACATCTCCCTCGATCTGATCTTCGGAGTCCCCGGGCAGACCTTGAGTGAATGGGAAGAGACCCTCGCCGCGGCGGTGGCGCTTGAGCCGAGGCACATTTCGACCTATGGCCTGACCTATGAGAAGGGGACGTCCTTCTGGTCGCGTTTGCAGAAGGATCAGATCCGCCCGGTGCCTGAGGAACTCGAACGGGACATGTATGCCCTGGCGATGACCAGACTGCCGGAGTGCGGCTACCTGCAGTACGAACTCTCGAACTTCGCGCAGCCAGGTTTTGAATGCCGGCACAATCAGGTGTATTGGAGAGCGGAGCCGTACTTCGGCTTCGGACCGGGCGCGGCCGAATTTCTGAACGGGGAGCGTCGGGTGAATCATCGCAGCGTGACGGGCTGGATTCACCGCATTGAGCAGGGGCAATCACCGACGCAGGAAGTCGAACAACTCGACGACGACCTGTTGTCGCGAGAAGCGGTGATGGTCGGACTGCGCCAGACCGTGGGCATCCCCCTGGCTGGTTATCGCACGCGCTACGGGCACGAAGTGCGTGATCTCGCGCCGCAGGCGTACGACCGTTTTCTTGCTGACGGGCTGCTGGAAGAGGCAGAAGGTCGGGTTCAGCTGACATTCAGCGGCCGATTCCTGGCCGACTCGGTGATGGCCGAGTTTTTCTAG
- the rpsR gene encoding 30S ribosomal protein S18, with product MATLNKIDIRKIRKKRARLKRKLKCRFCPDGVIPRPVYVDYKDMKTLKQLVDREGRILPRRRTGTSAIYQRAVRQAILRARFIGLLPYVADE from the coding sequence ATGGCGACGCTGAACAAAATCGACATCCGCAAAATCCGTAAGAAACGCGCTCGTCTGAAGCGCAAGCTGAAGTGCCGCTTCTGTCCGGACGGCGTCATTCCACGTCCCGTGTACGTCGATTACAAGGACATGAAGACGCTGAAGCAGCTTGTTGACCGCGAAGGTCGCATTCTGCCGCGTCGCCGCACCGGCACCAGTGCCATCTACCAGCGTGCAGTTCGCCAGGCGATTCTGCGTGCCCGCTTCATCGGCCTGCTGCCGTATGTCGCCGACGAATAA
- a CDS encoding Rieske (2Fe-2S) protein has translation MWHPLGPVSDIPDGSGREYTVGDRIVAVYRSGAEYWAMDGICPHAGGPLGDGALNGRIVTCPWHGWQFDVSTGQHCLSSQIRQQCFAVQVIGGNISVELP, from the coding sequence ATGTGGCACCCCCTTGGCCCTGTTTCCGACATCCCCGACGGCTCCGGCCGCGAATACACTGTCGGCGACCGCATCGTGGCCGTTTACCGTTCAGGGGCGGAATACTGGGCAATGGATGGCATCTGCCCGCACGCCGGGGGGCCGCTGGGAGACGGCGCGTTGAATGGACGGATCGTCACCTGTCCCTGGCACGGCTGGCAGTTTGACGTCTCCACCGGACAACACTGTCTCAGCTCGCAGATTCGACAGCAGTGCTTTGCGGTGCAGGTGATTGGCGGCAACATTTCAGTGGAGCTGCCGTGA
- a CDS encoding phosphatidylglycerophosphatase A family protein, translated as MKEFAPSPPRRFDRIWGVLATGLGTGYFPRGPGTAGSLLGPPLIWALGADNRDPLYTVVCGVVAFLIGIPICNAGIRLLQKKDPPQIVYDEIVAFFWVYLFTPINPGTAVVGFLLFRVFDIFKPWPIRRLEWLPRGLGVMADDALAALMAGGVLALIWRSLG; from the coding sequence GTGAAAGAATTCGCCCCTTCACCGCCGCGTCGATTCGATCGCATCTGGGGCGTCTTGGCGACTGGCCTAGGGACGGGGTACTTCCCACGCGGGCCGGGCACCGCAGGCAGTCTGTTGGGACCGCCGCTCATCTGGGCGCTGGGGGCTGATAACCGTGACCCGCTCTACACCGTGGTGTGCGGCGTGGTCGCGTTCCTGATTGGGATTCCGATCTGCAACGCCGGGATTCGGTTGCTGCAGAAGAAAGACCCGCCGCAAATCGTCTATGACGAAATCGTGGCCTTCTTCTGGGTCTATCTGTTTACGCCGATCAACCCCGGCACGGCAGTTGTTGGATTTCTGCTGTTTCGCGTATTCGACATCTTCAAGCCATGGCCGATTCGGCGGCTGGAATGGCTGCCGCGCGGCCTGGGCGTGATGGCCGACGACGCCCTTGCTGCACTGATGGCGGGCGGAGTCCTCGCCCTCATCTGGCGCTCACTGGGGTAA
- the nadC gene encoding carboxylating nicotinate-nucleotide diphosphorylase: protein MLPADLDAARQLVRQALLEDLNDGIDVTTSLLIAPSEQGTVQIVARQQGVLSGGQIIPLVFEQIDPDVSCRLHVADGTALTPGMVVATLVGSVPALLTGERTILNFLTLLSGVASLTRKYVAAVESTQAKILDTRKTLPGLRTLQKYAVRCGGGTNHRIGLYDAVLVKDNHLAAWRSDGSRSLAEAVRHVRKSAPPGMTIEFEVDTLDQLREILPEQPDIVLLDNMTIEQLAEAVRMRNELAKNVLLEASGGVNLQTVGKIAATGVDRISIGALTHSAPALDLGFDWV, encoded by the coding sequence ATGTTGCCTGCTGACCTCGATGCCGCCCGCCAACTTGTCCGTCAGGCATTACTGGAAGACCTCAACGACGGCATTGATGTCACGACGTCGCTGCTCATCGCTCCTTCAGAGCAGGGGACAGTCCAGATCGTGGCTCGCCAGCAGGGCGTGCTGAGCGGCGGACAGATCATTCCGCTAGTATTCGAGCAGATCGATCCTGACGTTTCCTGTCGCCTCCATGTCGCCGACGGCACCGCGCTCACTCCCGGCATGGTCGTCGCCACTCTGGTGGGATCAGTGCCTGCACTGCTGACCGGCGAACGCACGATCCTGAACTTTTTGACCCTCCTCTCCGGCGTCGCTTCGCTCACGCGGAAGTATGTCGCCGCAGTGGAATCGACTCAGGCGAAAATCCTCGACACCAGAAAGACATTGCCTGGCCTGCGAACGCTGCAGAAATACGCTGTCCGCTGCGGCGGTGGAACGAATCATCGCATTGGCCTTTACGACGCCGTGCTGGTGAAAGACAACCACCTCGCTGCCTGGCGATCAGACGGCAGCCGCTCGCTCGCTGAGGCTGTCCGGCATGTACGAAAGTCCGCTCCGCCGGGCATGACCATCGAGTTCGAAGTCGACACGCTCGACCAGTTACGCGAGATCCTGCCAGAGCAACCCGACATCGTGCTGCTCGACAACATGACCATCGAGCAACTTGCCGAAGCTGTGCGAATGCGAAACGAACTGGCTAAGAACGTACTGCTCGAAGCCTCTGGCGGAGTGAACCTGCAAACGGTCGGGAAGATCGCCGCAACTGGCGTCGACCGCATCAGCATCGGCGCCCTGACCCATTCCGCCCCGGCCCTGGACCTCGGCTTCGACTGGGTTTAA
- a CDS encoding MerR family transcriptional regulator has translation MKDLVTPRQVAQAIDMSESSLKRWCDQGLIPTVRTAGGHRRLPVNGVLTFLRNSGYQLVKPELLGLPPSTLGGRERKLNGERDRLFGALVQGDEQVCVEVVLNLYLAGIAMSTICDEVLAPVFTGIGEKWGCGDIAVYQERRSCEICHRVLHEVRRALPELPTTAPIAVGGTVDGDPYTLASSMVELVLRENGWRACSLGNMLPFLSLRQALCDMRPRLFWLSVSSVRSEPDFLNEFDQLTGLAQQNQVSIVVGGKALTPELRCRMQYSSYCDTLKHLESFAQQLVPTAPARSAASLPEPPEAD, from the coding sequence GTGAAAGATCTCGTCACACCACGCCAGGTGGCCCAGGCCATCGATATGAGCGAGTCATCGCTCAAGCGGTGGTGCGACCAGGGGTTGATTCCAACAGTCCGCACGGCGGGGGGTCATCGCCGTCTCCCGGTCAACGGCGTCCTCACCTTCCTGCGGAACTCCGGCTACCAGCTCGTCAAACCGGAACTCCTCGGTCTTCCTCCCAGCACGCTTGGCGGTCGCGAACGAAAGTTGAACGGCGAGCGCGACCGACTGTTTGGCGCCCTCGTACAAGGAGACGAGCAAGTCTGCGTCGAAGTCGTGCTGAATCTGTACCTGGCCGGCATCGCGATGAGCACCATCTGCGACGAGGTGCTTGCCCCGGTCTTCACGGGCATCGGCGAAAAATGGGGCTGCGGCGACATCGCCGTTTATCAGGAACGGCGCTCTTGCGAGATCTGCCATCGGGTCCTGCATGAAGTCCGTCGGGCATTGCCAGAACTGCCGACGACGGCGCCCATCGCGGTCGGCGGCACCGTCGACGGCGACCCCTACACGCTGGCCTCGTCGATGGTCGAACTGGTCCTGCGTGAAAACGGCTGGAGAGCCTGTTCGCTGGGCAACATGTTGCCGTTTTTGTCGCTGCGTCAGGCGCTCTGTGATATGCGGCCGAGGCTGTTCTGGCTGAGCGTTTCGTCCGTCCGCTCGGAACCGGACTTCCTCAACGAATTTGACCAGCTCACAGGCCTCGCGCAACAGAATCAGGTGTCGATTGTGGTTGGCGGGAAAGCGCTCACTCCCGAACTGCGATGTCGCATGCAATACAGCAGTTATTGCGATACGTTAAAGCACCTGGAATCGTTCGCGCAACAACTTGTGCCGACGGCTCCCGCTCGCAGTGCGGCCAGCTTGCCGGAGCCCCCGGAAGCCGACTGA